The following are from one region of the Chitinispirillales bacterium ANBcel5 genome:
- a CDS encoding secondary thiamine-phosphate synthase enzyme YjbQ: MVYGKSIEFNSKGFSDIHDLSSEVEQVVEDSGIKNGIVAVFAVGSTASVSTMEYEPALVQDIKERLEFLASSSMHSHHSQTWGDDNGFSHMRATLMGPGISVPLVDGEMTLGTWQQIVVIDHDNRPRNRKVYVQVVGD; this comes from the coding sequence ATGGTATATGGCAAGTCCATTGAATTTAATTCCAAGGGTTTTTCTGATATTCATGATCTTAGTAGTGAAGTAGAGCAGGTCGTAGAGGATTCCGGAATAAAAAATGGTATTGTAGCTGTATTTGCCGTAGGCTCCACTGCTTCGGTTTCAACTATGGAATATGAACCTGCACTTGTTCAGGATATTAAGGAACGGCTTGAGTTCCTTGCATCAAGCTCAATGCATTCTCATCACTCTCAGACCTGGGGAGACGATAATGGGTTTTCTCATATGAGAGCCACCCTTATGGGACCCGGCATTTCGGTACCACTCGTTGATGGAGAGATGACACTGGGAACCTGGCAGCAGATTGTGGTGATAGACCATGATAACAGACCCAGAAACAGAAAAGTGTACGTGCAGGTTGTCGGAGATTAG